A single region of the Hyalangium ruber genome encodes:
- a CDS encoding TonB-dependent receptor domain-containing protein produces MKNALARSTLLVLVLLVALPAPAEEQAVLLHTAPSRAEADQPLKLEGTLVDDANRMSELVIRYRGPGEQYTDTPLERQYGDLYRGAIPAEHMVPPGVEYYVEGILKSGERVPLFQTSARPTRVLVAGELPRTKTPVAETREPPPPPPPAKGTPRPTKKPADRDDDALAVLAADLPEGEPAAVPTPAPRTGGRKSGAPAPSKSTPASAPASKPAPVAAAPVESPPEASSEPSTAPASKSSVQRSELEEDLALYSAEDPLALATRHAESVARVPAIAATLGREQLQALGARTVADVLDVVPGLTVSRDVQGFHRVAVRGLRNDAEVLFLLNGHRLNNFFDGRALMNLPVENLDRVEVIRGPGSALYGAGAFLAVVNLVTDHSEGVRVTASGGGFPNQDESAGLTLDGHASTGLTAGNLKLYGDLDVWSQGGDSVAIDQDALSADTLNQELREADQPAGRTHDERLLFNVGVGMSYNLGDAGRVSSSVRFITEDRQALMGLFDSVGEDSELSWSVALLDVEYERPVAEGIVLRLRGYGDQQNTRRLFQITPDKFRTGDAANQIFPEGMLEQTRVTVRTLGLGADTDMALGSANRLSLGVVAEMQMLGNYEYATNYTVDNRMRPTLAPPEGLVDVTELADGAATRRMTLGFFAQDQWTVVEPLTLTFGVRVDATQLPTTDDDGVINGTRLVPSINPRVGLVFAATDSLVLKALYGRAFRSPTLQELVESIPNSDYNQGRFEGNPLLSPATVDTVELGVDLIQAAGDSRVRLRGNAFYERFHSPIIPVDITGNIIPLRNRELGVRVYGVEAEARLEASKRANAWVNASFFRAEDLELPSQSRLLTDTPQARFNAGVSMPIGDWVNFDVVVRAGAERRNNSRSVLELIRRYEIPAYSLITAQLRTEPIAEHFEAALVAQNLFDHDLRDDVPRPDRVPGLLPREGQSVYLTLRARY; encoded by the coding sequence TTGAAGAACGCTCTCGCACGCTCGACGCTCCTCGTACTCGTGCTCCTGGTGGCGCTGCCCGCTCCCGCCGAGGAGCAGGCGGTCCTGTTGCACACCGCACCCTCCCGGGCCGAGGCGGATCAGCCGCTGAAGCTCGAAGGCACCCTGGTGGATGACGCCAACCGGATGTCGGAGCTGGTGATCCGCTATCGGGGGCCCGGCGAGCAGTACACCGATACACCCCTGGAGCGGCAGTACGGCGACCTGTACCGGGGCGCCATCCCCGCCGAGCACATGGTGCCTCCTGGCGTCGAGTACTACGTCGAGGGCATCCTCAAGAGCGGGGAGCGCGTGCCCCTGTTCCAGACGTCCGCCCGGCCCACCCGCGTCCTCGTGGCCGGAGAGCTCCCGCGCACCAAGACGCCCGTGGCGGAGACCCGCGAGCCGCCGCCGCCCCCTCCGCCCGCCAAGGGCACTCCGCGCCCCACCAAGAAGCCGGCTGACCGGGATGACGACGCCCTGGCCGTGCTCGCCGCGGATCTTCCAGAAGGGGAGCCCGCCGCGGTCCCGACTCCCGCCCCGCGCACCGGAGGGCGCAAGTCCGGAGCGCCCGCGCCTTCCAAGTCCACCCCGGCGTCTGCTCCCGCGTCGAAGCCCGCCCCGGTGGCGGCCGCCCCGGTAGAGTCCCCTCCCGAGGCTTCCTCGGAGCCCTCCACGGCGCCCGCGAGCAAGAGCTCCGTGCAGCGCTCGGAGCTGGAGGAGGATCTGGCCCTCTACAGCGCGGAGGACCCGCTGGCGCTCGCCACGCGCCACGCGGAGTCCGTGGCCCGGGTGCCCGCCATCGCCGCGACCTTGGGGCGTGAGCAGCTCCAGGCGCTCGGGGCGCGCACCGTGGCGGATGTGCTGGACGTGGTGCCCGGGCTCACCGTGAGCCGGGACGTGCAGGGCTTCCACCGCGTCGCCGTCCGAGGGCTGCGCAACGACGCGGAGGTGCTCTTCCTCCTCAATGGCCACCGCCTCAACAACTTCTTCGATGGCCGGGCGCTGATGAACCTGCCCGTGGAGAACCTGGACCGCGTCGAGGTCATCCGCGGTCCGGGCTCGGCCCTCTACGGCGCGGGGGCGTTCCTGGCCGTGGTCAACCTCGTCACGGACCACAGCGAGGGGGTGCGCGTCACGGCCTCGGGCGGCGGCTTCCCCAATCAGGACGAGTCGGCGGGGCTCACGCTGGATGGCCATGCCTCCACGGGCCTGACCGCCGGCAACCTCAAGCTCTACGGCGACCTGGACGTGTGGTCGCAGGGCGGGGACTCGGTGGCCATCGACCAGGACGCGCTCTCCGCGGACACGCTCAACCAGGAGCTGCGCGAGGCCGACCAGCCCGCAGGTCGCACCCATGACGAGCGCCTGCTGTTCAACGTGGGCGTGGGCATGTCCTACAACCTCGGCGACGCCGGGCGCGTCAGCTCCTCGGTGCGCTTCATTACCGAGGACCGCCAGGCACTCATGGGGCTGTTCGACTCGGTGGGCGAGGACTCGGAGCTGAGCTGGAGCGTGGCGCTGCTGGATGTCGAGTACGAGCGCCCGGTGGCCGAGGGCATCGTGCTGCGCCTGCGCGGCTACGGCGATCAGCAGAACACCCGCCGGCTCTTCCAGATCACCCCCGACAAGTTCCGCACCGGGGACGCGGCCAACCAGATCTTCCCCGAGGGCATGCTGGAGCAGACGCGCGTCACCGTGCGCACCCTGGGCCTGGGCGCGGACACGGACATGGCCCTGGGCAGCGCCAACCGCCTCTCGCTGGGCGTGGTGGCCGAGATGCAGATGCTGGGCAACTACGAGTACGCGACCAACTACACCGTGGACAATCGGATGCGGCCGACGCTCGCCCCGCCCGAGGGGCTGGTGGACGTGACGGAGCTGGCCGATGGCGCCGCCACCCGGCGCATGACGTTGGGCTTCTTCGCCCAGGACCAGTGGACGGTGGTCGAGCCGCTGACGCTCACCTTCGGTGTGCGCGTGGACGCCACCCAGCTTCCCACCACGGATGACGATGGCGTCATCAACGGCACCCGGCTGGTGCCCAGCATCAACCCCCGCGTGGGCCTGGTCTTCGCCGCCACCGACTCGCTGGTGCTCAAGGCGCTCTACGGGCGGGCCTTCCGCTCGCCCACGCTGCAGGAGCTGGTCGAGAGCATCCCCAACAGCGACTACAACCAGGGCCGCTTCGAGGGCAACCCGCTGCTGAGCCCCGCCACCGTGGACACCGTGGAGCTGGGCGTGGACCTCATCCAGGCCGCCGGCGACTCGCGCGTGCGCCTGCGTGGCAACGCCTTCTACGAGCGCTTCCACTCGCCCATCATCCCGGTGGACATCACCGGAAACATCATCCCCCTGCGCAACCGCGAGCTGGGCGTGCGCGTCTACGGCGTCGAGGCCGAGGCCCGCCTGGAGGCCTCCAAGCGCGCCAACGCCTGGGTCAACGCCAGCTTCTTCCGCGCCGAGGACCTGGAGCTGCCCTCCCAGTCGCGCCTGCTCACCGACACCCCCCAGGCGCGCTTCAACGCGGGCGTGTCCATGCCCATCGGCGACTGGGTGAACTTCGACGTGGTGGTGCGCGCGGGCGCCGAGCGCCGCAACAACAGCCGCTCGGTGCTGGAGCTCATCCGCCGCTACGAAATCCCCGCCTACAGCCTCATCACCGCGCAGCTGCGCACCGAGCCCATCGCCGAGCACTTCGAGGCGGCGCTGGTGGCCCAGAACCTCTTCGACCATGACCTGCGCGATGACGTGCCCCGCCCGGACCGCGTCCCGGGCCTGCTGCCGCGCGAGGGCCAGTCCGTCTATCTCACCCTGAGGGCCCGCTACTGA
- a CDS encoding ChaN family lipoprotein — translation MRASLALHLALFRRQKAQIARAVEGQTSAFRAYEARYRRRTAGYRLELPLTSVHQRVRAADVVYVGDYHTLPLAQETYLGLVERALETGRRVVLALECVEGRHQAPLDAYLEGKLPERALLDRLGRAPGVGVDGWSGFRPLLSFARRHRLQVVGIDRRVQGERSLELRDAYAAERIARVARAEDRPLVLVLVGQYHVTPCHLPAQVERALGAAHARRGLVVYQNCEGVYWRLARESRAGAVEAVELQDGSLCLLNASPVVCQQSFLDYLEAETGDAPIRERGAAERFREMSGLIARLAGVPIGRALDEVEVATAADEDVLSRIQQRGRFTQAELGQLRRHILSRESSYIPRARTAYLASLSLNHAAEEAAHFVRHCAVGDAMEAPRRASDAFYARCMEEALGFFGSKLVNPRRGCAGPAEWARRFASTRGVDRQIAAFVLAHKAAETEGPDEAVKLLPLRKDRLFHGVSHALGYQLGDALYRAFDTGRVEKADIRTLFRDSLPDPRGAYFHWVHRVSGA, via the coding sequence ATGCGTGCGTCGCTTGCCCTCCACCTTGCTCTGTTTCGCCGGCAGAAGGCCCAGATTGCCCGTGCCGTCGAAGGTCAGACCTCCGCCTTTCGGGCCTACGAGGCCCGCTATCGGCGGCGGACGGCGGGATACCGCCTTGAACTGCCCCTGACCTCGGTACACCAGCGGGTGCGTGCCGCCGATGTCGTGTACGTGGGCGACTACCACACGCTCCCCCTGGCCCAGGAGACGTACCTCGGGTTGGTGGAGCGGGCGCTGGAGACAGGCCGTCGGGTCGTCCTGGCGCTGGAGTGCGTCGAGGGACGGCATCAGGCCCCGCTGGACGCGTATCTCGAGGGCAAGCTGCCAGAGCGCGCCTTGCTCGATCGGCTGGGTCGAGCGCCCGGCGTCGGCGTGGATGGGTGGTCGGGCTTCCGTCCCCTGCTCTCCTTCGCCCGGCGCCACCGCCTGCAGGTGGTGGGCATCGATCGGCGGGTTCAGGGAGAGCGCTCGCTGGAGCTGCGGGATGCGTACGCGGCCGAGCGGATCGCCCGGGTGGCTCGGGCCGAGGATCGCCCGCTGGTGTTGGTGCTGGTGGGCCAGTACCACGTGACGCCATGCCACCTTCCGGCGCAGGTGGAGCGGGCGCTCGGGGCGGCACATGCGCGCCGGGGGCTGGTGGTGTACCAGAACTGCGAGGGCGTCTACTGGCGGCTGGCGCGGGAGAGCCGCGCCGGCGCGGTGGAGGCGGTGGAGCTGCAGGACGGCTCGCTCTGCCTGCTCAACGCCTCCCCCGTGGTGTGCCAGCAAAGCTTCCTGGACTACCTGGAGGCCGAGACCGGTGACGCGCCGATCCGGGAGCGCGGCGCGGCGGAGCGCTTCCGGGAGATGTCCGGGTTGATCGCCCGGCTCGCGGGAGTGCCGATCGGCCGGGCGCTGGACGAGGTGGAGGTGGCGACCGCGGCGGACGAGGATGTGCTCTCGCGCATCCAGCAGCGCGGGCGCTTCACCCAGGCGGAGCTGGGGCAACTGCGGCGACACATCCTGTCGCGGGAGAGCAGCTACATTCCCCGGGCGCGCACGGCGTACCTGGCCTCGCTGTCGCTGAACCACGCAGCGGAAGAGGCGGCGCACTTCGTGCGGCACTGCGCGGTGGGAGACGCGATGGAGGCACCACGGCGGGCCTCGGATGCGTTCTACGCGCGGTGCATGGAGGAGGCGCTGGGGTTCTTCGGCTCGAAGCTGGTGAACCCGAGGCGCGGCTGCGCGGGGCCCGCGGAGTGGGCACGGCGGTTCGCATCGACGCGAGGCGTGGATCGGCAGATCGCCGCGTTCGTGCTGGCGCACAAGGCGGCGGAGACGGAGGGGCCGGACGAGGCGGTGAAGCTGCTCCCGCTGCGCAAGGACCGGCTCTTCCACGGCGTCAGCCACGCGCTGGGCTACCAGCTGGGCGACGCGCTGTACCGGGCCTTCGACACGGGCCGGGTGGAGAAGGCGGACATCCGCACGTTGTTCCGAGATTCCCTGCCGGACCCGCGCGGCGCCTACTTCCACTGGGTCCACCGCGTCAGCGGAGCCTGA
- a CDS encoding CPBP family intramembrane glutamic endopeptidase, protein MDRSKIFYPSISQAAGLMLVFIAFAIVVALPFESFAALLPAPLNTNPLIQSALGLVGYGLAVGLTIRRGLRNKSLLDGERPALRFTRVPAGILAMACILTVFMGFILTVLIGLLPTPGWYEQVMDEALRPNVFSFASVVLLAPLLEEVLFRGLILEGLLKNYRPSTAIAVSALLFGVVHLNPWQGIAGALMGIFLGWLYWKTRSLLPCILVHATSNLLCYLVGTSSSNTTSNMAANLLSGPPLIALFFGSAAVFAGGWWWLGKSVRRHVAA, encoded by the coding sequence ATGGACCGCTCGAAGATCTTCTATCCGAGCATCAGCCAGGCCGCGGGGCTGATGCTGGTGTTCATTGCCTTCGCCATCGTGGTGGCACTGCCTTTCGAGTCGTTCGCAGCGCTTCTGCCAGCCCCCCTGAACACCAACCCCCTCATTCAATCCGCGTTGGGATTGGTGGGGTATGGTCTGGCGGTCGGGCTCACCATCCGGCGAGGGCTGCGGAACAAGTCCCTGCTCGATGGCGAGCGGCCTGCCCTGCGCTTCACGCGAGTGCCAGCGGGCATCCTGGCGATGGCCTGCATCCTGACCGTCTTCATGGGGTTCATCCTCACCGTGCTCATCGGATTGCTCCCCACACCGGGGTGGTACGAGCAGGTCATGGACGAGGCTCTGCGCCCCAACGTCTTCTCCTTTGCCTCCGTCGTGCTCCTAGCGCCCTTGCTGGAGGAAGTGCTGTTTCGTGGGCTCATCCTCGAAGGGCTGCTCAAGAACTATCGGCCGTCCACGGCGATTGCCGTGTCGGCGTTGCTGTTCGGGGTGGTGCATCTGAACCCCTGGCAGGGCATCGCGGGCGCCCTCATGGGCATCTTCCTGGGCTGGCTCTATTGGAAGACGCGCTCGCTGCTGCCCTGCATCCTGGTTCATGCCACCAGCAACCTGCTCTGCTATCTGGTGGGGACGTCGAGCAGCAACACCACCTCCAACATGGCCGCGAACCTGCTGAGCGGCCCTCCCCTCATCGCACTGTTCTTCGGCTCGGCGGCCGTCTTCGCGGGCGGGTGGTGGTGGCTGGGAAAGAGCGTGCGGAGACATGTGGCGGCCTGA
- a CDS encoding MmcQ/YjbR family DNA-binding protein yields the protein MSATNSLDNPHELALRDFALGYPGTHEDMPWGHRAIKVKGKAFLFMGHEQGGLGLSVKLPHSKDAALMLPFATPTGYGLGKSGWVSASFAKGQKPPIEMLRQWIDESYRAIAPKKLVAQIGSAAEAPSAPATKKKVAAPRVQKAAAPKTPTTRKKAGTAAKRTR from the coding sequence ATGTCCGCGACCAACAGCCTCGACAATCCGCATGAGCTGGCGCTGCGCGACTTCGCGCTCGGCTACCCTGGCACCCATGAGGACATGCCCTGGGGCCACCGCGCCATCAAGGTGAAGGGCAAGGCCTTCCTCTTCATGGGACACGAGCAGGGGGGGCTGGGCCTCTCCGTGAAGCTGCCCCACTCCAAGGACGCGGCGTTGATGTTGCCGTTCGCCACGCCCACGGGCTACGGGCTCGGCAAGAGCGGCTGGGTGTCGGCCAGCTTCGCCAAGGGACAGAAGCCTCCGATCGAGATGCTGCGCCAGTGGATCGATGAGAGCTACCGCGCCATTGCCCCGAAGAAGCTCGTGGCGCAGATCGGCTCGGCGGCGGAGGCCCCGAGCGCCCCTGCTACGAAGAAGAAGGTCGCCGCGCCGCGAGTGCAGAAGGCCGCTGCCCCGAAGACGCCGACGACTCGCAAGAAAGCCGGGACGGCGGCGAAGCGTACACGCTGA
- a CDS encoding acyl-CoA carboxylase subunit beta, translating to MKMKDRVEKLAEHRRRNEGMGGPERVERQKAKGKLDARSRLKLLFDPGTFEELGLLAAHHGNLPEEEEADKPSSADGVITGTGEIDGRPVAAAIYDFTVFGGSIGEIGERKVARLRDLALKNRIPMVWLVDSAGARLDASSGIDPRRIAGFADTGYLFREQVVMSGVIPQVAAMVGPGAAGTAYIPALADFVPMVKGTSSIAIGGPYLVESVVGEKVTEEELGGSKVHNEISGVADAEYPDDATCITAVREYLSFFPSSCEDKPPRRASTDPFDRRDEDLLKVVPESPRQAFDMHKVILSLVDERKFFPLKPRWARNLITGLARIDGYPVGIVANNSMYLGGILDVNAADKAARFVNLCDAFNIPLLFLQDVPGFMVGTKVEQQGIIRHGAKMMYAVASATVPKFTVVVRKGYGAGYYVMNGRAFEPDLLLAWPGAEIGVMGPEGMVSIAARKLLQSAESPEAAEAMKKELSDNLRQHIRIERTAALAMVDDVVDPRDTRRLLARALKRTANKKVERPFRRREISPV from the coding sequence ATGAAGATGAAGGATCGCGTGGAGAAGCTCGCCGAGCACCGCCGCCGCAACGAGGGCATGGGAGGCCCCGAGCGCGTCGAGCGCCAGAAGGCCAAGGGCAAGCTGGACGCCCGCTCGCGCCTGAAGCTGCTCTTCGATCCAGGCACCTTCGAGGAACTGGGGCTGCTGGCGGCCCACCACGGCAACCTCCCGGAGGAGGAAGAGGCGGACAAGCCCTCCTCCGCCGACGGCGTCATCACCGGTACGGGAGAGATCGACGGTCGTCCGGTGGCCGCCGCCATCTACGACTTCACGGTGTTCGGCGGCTCCATCGGCGAGATTGGCGAGCGCAAGGTGGCGCGGCTAAGGGATCTGGCGCTCAAGAACCGCATCCCCATGGTGTGGCTGGTGGACTCGGCGGGAGCGCGGCTGGATGCGTCCTCGGGCATCGATCCGCGGCGCATCGCCGGCTTCGCGGACACGGGCTACCTGTTCCGCGAGCAGGTGGTGATGAGCGGGGTGATTCCGCAGGTCGCGGCGATGGTGGGCCCGGGCGCGGCGGGCACGGCCTACATCCCCGCCCTGGCGGACTTCGTGCCCATGGTGAAGGGAACCAGCTCCATCGCCATCGGCGGCCCGTACCTGGTGGAGTCGGTGGTCGGCGAGAAGGTGACGGAGGAGGAGCTGGGCGGCTCCAAGGTCCACAACGAGATCTCCGGCGTCGCGGACGCGGAGTACCCGGACGACGCGACGTGCATCACCGCGGTGCGCGAGTACCTGTCGTTCTTCCCGTCGAGCTGCGAGGACAAGCCGCCGCGCCGTGCCTCCACGGATCCGTTCGACCGACGGGACGAGGACCTCTTGAAGGTGGTGCCGGAGAGCCCTCGGCAGGCGTTCGACATGCACAAGGTCATCCTGTCGCTGGTGGATGAGCGGAAGTTCTTCCCGCTCAAGCCGCGCTGGGCGCGCAACCTGATCACGGGCCTGGCGCGCATCGACGGCTACCCGGTGGGCATCGTCGCGAACAACTCGATGTACCTGGGCGGCATCCTGGACGTGAACGCGGCGGACAAGGCGGCGCGGTTCGTGAACCTGTGCGACGCCTTCAACATCCCGCTGCTGTTCCTGCAGGACGTGCCGGGCTTCATGGTGGGCACGAAGGTGGAGCAGCAGGGCATCATCCGCCACGGAGCGAAGATGATGTACGCGGTGGCGAGCGCCACGGTGCCCAAGTTCACGGTAGTGGTGCGCAAGGGCTACGGCGCGGGCTACTACGTGATGAACGGCCGGGCGTTCGAGCCGGACCTGCTGCTCGCCTGGCCGGGAGCGGAGATCGGCGTGATGGGACCGGAGGGCATGGTGTCCATCGCGGCGCGCAAGCTGCTGCAGAGCGCCGAGAGCCCCGAGGCGGCCGAGGCGATGAAGAAGGAGCTCTCGGACAACCTGCGCCAGCACATCCGCATCGAGCGCACGGCGGCCCTGGCCATGGTGGACGACGTGGTGGATCCGCGGGACACGCGGCGGCTGTTGGCGCGGGCGCTCAAGCGCACGGCCAACAAGAAGGTGGAGCGCCCCTTCCGCCGCCGGGAGATCTCCCCGGTCTGA
- a CDS encoding class I SAM-dependent methyltransferase — protein sequence MKADVDVREYNREAWDRQVATGDRWTVPVSPEVIAAARRGEWSVVLTPRKPVPREWFGDLKGKEVLGLASAGGQQGPVLAAAGARVTIFDNSPAQLGQDRMVAEREGLSIRLVEGDMRDLSVFPDNSFDLIFHPCSNCFVEDVRRVWREAFRVLRPGGAMLSGFCNPIGFLFDPEEESKGVLTLKYRMPYSDFTSLTDQERRRYTDKGEPLCIAHSLEDQIGGQLDAGFLLAGFFEDKHVEGDRLSEHLPTICATRAVKPGPAK from the coding sequence ATGAAGGCTGACGTGGATGTTCGCGAGTACAACCGCGAGGCGTGGGACCGGCAGGTAGCCACGGGCGACCGGTGGACGGTGCCCGTGAGTCCGGAGGTCATCGCCGCCGCGCGCCGGGGCGAGTGGAGCGTGGTGCTGACGCCGCGCAAGCCCGTGCCTCGGGAGTGGTTCGGCGACTTGAAGGGCAAGGAAGTCCTCGGCCTGGCGAGCGCGGGCGGGCAGCAAGGGCCGGTGCTGGCGGCGGCGGGGGCGCGGGTGACGATCTTCGACAACTCGCCCGCGCAGCTCGGGCAGGACCGGATGGTGGCGGAGCGCGAGGGCTTGTCAATCCGGCTCGTCGAGGGAGACATGCGGGATCTGTCCGTCTTCCCGGACAACAGCTTCGACCTCATCTTCCACCCGTGCTCCAACTGCTTCGTGGAAGACGTGCGGCGCGTGTGGCGTGAGGCCTTCCGTGTCCTCCGGCCGGGAGGGGCGATGCTGTCCGGGTTCTGCAACCCGATCGGCTTCCTGTTCGATCCCGAGGAGGAGTCGAAGGGGGTGCTGACGCTCAAGTACCGGATGCCCTACTCGGACTTCACCAGCCTTACCGACCAGGAGCGGCGCCGGTACACCGACAAGGGCGAGCCGCTGTGCATCGCGCACTCGCTGGAGGACCAGATCGGCGGGCAGCTCGACGCGGGCTTCCTCCTCGCCGGCTTCTTCGAGGACAAGCACGTCGAGGGAGATCGACTCTCCGAGCACCTCCCTACGATTTGCGCCACGCGTGCGGTGAAGCCCGGTCCGGCGAAGTAG
- a CDS encoding SDR family NAD(P)-dependent oxidoreductase, whose translation METELSGKGVLVTGGAGGIGTAIVRAFKEEGARVAVHYRTNEDKALALAKDVGGVALRADLTAEAEVDALVPAAVKALGRLDVVVANAGHWPSADEPVWQMSLARWRQTMAENLDSVFLTCRAFLRHVATTGTGSLVIVSSTAGLFGEAGHADYAAAKGALANGFLKSLKNELGRIAPLARVNVVCPGWTEVDRNRAKLQDPAFLNRVTRTMALRKVGQPEDVARVIVTLASDRVSGHVTGEVVTIAGGMEGRVLHEG comes from the coding sequence ATGGAAACCGAACTGAGCGGCAAGGGCGTCCTCGTCACGGGCGGCGCTGGGGGAATCGGCACGGCCATCGTGCGCGCCTTCAAGGAAGAGGGAGCGCGGGTGGCGGTGCATTACCGGACGAACGAGGACAAAGCCCTCGCGCTCGCCAAGGACGTGGGCGGAGTGGCCCTGCGCGCGGACCTGACGGCCGAGGCCGAGGTGGATGCGCTCGTCCCCGCGGCGGTGAAGGCGCTGGGTCGGCTGGACGTGGTGGTGGCCAACGCGGGGCACTGGCCGTCGGCGGACGAGCCGGTGTGGCAGATGTCACTGGCGCGCTGGCGCCAGACGATGGCGGAGAACCTGGACAGCGTCTTCCTCACGTGCCGTGCCTTCCTGCGGCACGTGGCCACCACGGGGACGGGGAGCCTGGTGATCGTCAGCTCCACGGCGGGCCTCTTCGGTGAGGCGGGACACGCGGACTACGCGGCGGCGAAGGGCGCGCTGGCCAACGGCTTCTTGAAGAGCCTGAAGAACGAGCTGGGGCGCATCGCTCCGCTGGCGCGGGTGAACGTGGTGTGCCCGGGCTGGACGGAGGTGGATCGCAACCGGGCGAAGCTCCAGGACCCGGCGTTCCTCAACCGGGTGACGCGGACCATGGCGCTCCGCAAAGTCGGTCAGCCCGAGGACGTGGCGCGAGTCATCGTGACACTCGCCTCGGACCGGGTCTCCGGGCACGTGACGGGCGAGGTGGTGACCATCGCTGGAGGCATGGAAGGACGGGTGCTGCATGAAGGCTGA
- a CDS encoding 3-keto-5-aminohexanoate cleavage protein encodes MSKPMVITAAMVGAETTREQTPHLPITAEEIAEDAAKCREAGAAMVHLHVRTADGKPSQDAELFRAAIRAIRKRTDVLIQTSTGGAVGMTVDERCGPLTLTGPDRPDMATLTTGTVNFGEEVFWNPRPLVRDIAKRIRALGLKPELECFDVGMIDEARYLAKEGLVDLPAHFDFVLGVPGTLAARAEVLDFMISSLPEGSTWTVAAVGRHQLPFVELAAERGGNARVGLEDNIYVSKGVLAKGNWELVADAAKRAQAKGRTLATPQEARQLLRLS; translated from the coding sequence ATGAGCAAGCCGATGGTCATTACCGCCGCGATGGTAGGGGCGGAGACGACGCGCGAGCAGACGCCGCACCTTCCCATTACGGCGGAGGAGATCGCCGAGGACGCGGCCAAGTGCCGTGAGGCCGGCGCGGCGATGGTCCACCTGCACGTGCGCACGGCGGACGGCAAGCCCTCTCAGGACGCGGAGCTGTTCCGGGCGGCCATCCGGGCCATCCGCAAGCGCACGGACGTGCTCATCCAGACGTCCACGGGTGGCGCGGTGGGCATGACCGTGGACGAGCGCTGCGGCCCGCTGACGCTCACGGGGCCGGACCGGCCGGACATGGCGACGCTGACGACGGGTACGGTGAACTTCGGCGAGGAGGTGTTTTGGAACCCTCGCCCGCTGGTGCGGGACATCGCGAAGCGGATCCGGGCGCTGGGCCTCAAGCCGGAGCTCGAGTGCTTCGACGTGGGGATGATCGACGAGGCGCGCTACCTGGCCAAGGAGGGCCTGGTGGACCTGCCGGCGCACTTCGACTTCGTGCTCGGCGTGCCGGGAACGCTGGCGGCGCGGGCCGAGGTGCTGGACTTCATGATCTCCTCGCTGCCGGAGGGAAGCACCTGGACGGTGGCGGCGGTGGGGCGGCACCAGTTGCCGTTCGTGGAGCTGGCGGCGGAGCGGGGCGGCAACGCCCGGGTGGGGCTCGAGGACAACATCTACGTGTCCAAGGGCGTGCTGGCCAAGGGCAACTGGGAGCTGGTGGCCGATGCGGCGAAGCGGGCCCAGGCGAAGGGTCGCACGCTGGCGACGCCGCAGGAGGCGCGGCAGCTCCTGCGCCTGTCGTAG
- a CDS encoding hotdog fold domain-containing protein gives MSTTKAIIRLRMSSHDAHYGGNLVDGARMLGLFGDVATELCIRHDGDEGLFRAYDAVEFLAPVYAGDFIEAEGEIVTVGNTSRKMRFEARKVIRPRTDVNDSAADLLSEPVVVCRASGTCVVPKDKQRIQR, from the coding sequence GTGAGCACCACCAAGGCCATCATCCGGCTGCGCATGAGCAGCCATGACGCGCACTACGGCGGCAACCTCGTGGACGGGGCGCGCATGCTGGGGCTGTTCGGCGACGTGGCCACCGAGCTGTGCATCCGCCACGATGGGGATGAGGGCCTGTTCCGCGCGTATGACGCGGTGGAGTTCCTGGCGCCCGTGTACGCCGGGGACTTCATCGAGGCGGAGGGGGAGATCGTCACTGTCGGCAACACGTCGCGCAAGATGCGCTTCGAGGCACGGAAGGTGATTCGGCCGCGCACGGACGTGAACGATTCGGCGGCGGATCTCTTGTCGGAGCCGGTGGTGGTGTGCCGTGCTTCGGGCACCTGCGTCGTTCCCAAGGACAAGCAGCGCATCCAGCGGTAA